A window of Oncorhynchus kisutch isolate 150728-3 linkage group LG23, Okis_V2, whole genome shotgun sequence genomic DNA:
gtagaaagtggctttagcagcagatacagaggaacaGAAGGTAGacaggagggagtgaaaggatgataggtcctctgGAAGTTTAGTAGTTTCAAAAATATTTCCTCAGCTGcccgcagccctgttctgtaagcttcACAATGAGTCACTCAGCGACGTAGCAGGAGTGGAAGGCCGAGCCAgccgggaggaaaggggagagtgCGAGTCATAAGATGCGGAATGGGAGTGGAGTAGGGTCGAAACAGAGAACAgggacctggagggggttacagtgagatgtggaggggggttacagtgagattagtaggagaacagagacctggaggggggggtgcagtgagattagtaggagaacagagacctggaggggggttacagtgagattagtaggagaacagagacctggaggggggtcacaatgagattagtaggagaacagcctctagtaaagattAGGTTAAGAGAATTGCCTGTcttgtgagttggaggggattgggaaagggtgaggtaaTATCACCCAACTCTACTGTCCAGGGAGCTACAGGAGTTATGAAAGCTGTACGCTGCGTCCCACCCCCACAAAGCAGAAGacggaggtggaggaggagcagTCCAACCTGATCCGCTGTATGAGTGATGCTTCCTTGGtgaagaggagggtgaagaggagtCCCTCACAGAGGGAGAAGAACAGGCAACACTGCTTCTCCATCAACGGACACTTCTATAACTACAAGGTAACATCAATGAGAGAACTGACCTGATCATTACCTATTTAGGAAATGATTTGATCCATcaaatttctttctttttttctttctttctttctttctttctttctttctttctttctttctttctttctttctttctttctttctttctttctttctttctttctttctttctttctttctttgcatgctgggagtgtttaGTGCATGCTTGGAATTTTatgcctgggcccactgatgtagggagaggtggtcctcgtaacacctgggcccactgatatagggagaggtggtcctcgtaacgcctgggcccactgatgtagggagaagTGGTCCTCTTAAtacctgggcccactgatgtagggagaagtggtcctcgtaacgcctgggcccactgatgtagggagaggtggtcctcgtaacgcctggacccactgatgtagggagaggtggggatCATAACGCCTCATAAcacctgggcccactgatgtagggagaggtgggcatcgtaacgcctgggcccactgatgtagagAGATGTGGTCCTCGTAATGCCTGgacccactgatgtagggagaggtgggcctCATAAcacctgggcccactgatgtagggagaggtggggcAGACAGTGGTAGAGCAGCCACAAGcacctgttgctgaggaacaaGTTGTCCATGTTGAGGGTACTGAGTTGCTGCTTGTACCAGAGGGGAACATAGTGCCTGATGTTCAGCAGAAAACTATTGTTGGAGGAGGTAAGGAAGGATCTTGGGAGCCATTTCCCCAGACTGGTGAGGAGATGCCCAGTACAAGTGATGGGGTACAGAAGAGGGTtcaggtggagctagtctcccaggtagtggaggagatgcccagtaTGAGTGATGGGGTACAGAAGAGGGTtcaggtggagctagtctcccaggtagtggaggagatgcccagtaCGAGTGATGGGCTGCAAGTGGGGAGTGTTGAGAGGGATGTGGCAGATGGGAGTCAGACTGTGGCCTCAGTTGAGGAGGATCAGGAGAAGGATATGGACATCTCTATTGTTAAGATAGCAGCTGGTGACGACTCAATTTACAATGTAGATGAGGTAAATGGATTCCTGGATCAGACTTTGgggaaatctgtcaaattggcagATTTTTTGGgatgttgataagtttgtgaggtcagctgtggtgttacagaagacggtggggttaggGTGGGGTTAGGGTGGGGTTAGGGTGGGGTTAGGGTGGGGTTAGGGTGGAGTTAGGGTGGGGTTAGGGTGGAGTTAGGGTGGAGTTAGGGTGGGGTTAGGGTGGAGTTAGGGTGGAGTTAGGGTGGGGTTAGGGTGGAGTTAGGGTGGTGTTAGGGTGGAGTTAGGGTGGGGTTAGGGTGGAGTTAGGGTGGGGTTAGGGTGGGGTTAGGGTGGGGTTAGGGTGGtgttagggtggggttagggtggagttagggtggggttagggtggggttagggtggagttagggtggggttagggtggggttagggtgggttagggtggggttagggtggagttagggtggggttagggtggggttagggtggagttagggtggtgttagggtggggttagggTGGAGTTAGGGTGGGGTTAGGGTGGAGTTAGGGTGGGGTTAGACCAGTTGAGTGTGAAGAGAAGAGTTTCCTCTTGAGGAAATGTGTTACTGGTGTTACAACAATAAAAGGTAGTGGGAAACATGGTCAGGTTCAGAGAAATGAGAACAATGATGATGATCCTTTTAGGGTGGGTTTTTTCTTCTGGCTTCTGGTTGTCTCTTTTCTATATTGACAATCAATTGCAAGGATCCTTAATCAATGTGGACAAACCGAGTGTGATATATAATAATCGTATAGTACATAGCAAACTCACTTGGAGTATAGTGGCTTTGAGACGAGCCTTGCTTTTCGTTTTCAAACTGGGTGACCGAAGCCAAACGGCTATCTTTTACCTAGATGTGCTCGGCACGAAGATTTTGCGTCACAAAGAGTTTGAAGAAGCATGTAAGGCAACTTGTAAGGGCCCTTATGATGGAAAATAGAGCAAGACAATGGTCGGCTTTGGGCCAGAGAATGATGATGACTTTGTGGATGAACTGATCTACAATTATGGAGTGGGAGAATATCGCCTGGGCAATGACTTCCTGGGTTTGACTCTGCAGTCTAGCCAGGCTGTCAGCAATGCTAAGCAGCTTGGTTGGCCCCTCACTGAGGGTATCTGCTTGGTTGGCCCCTCACTGAGAGGATCTGCTTGGTTGGCCCCTCACTGAGGGGTTCTGCTTGGTTGTTTGAGTGTTTATTGTGTTGTGGGTTCCCAGACCcaataaagtttttaaaaaactgtctctgtctctctcctctgtctctctctctgtctctctcgtctgtctctctcatctctgtctctgtttctctctctttctctgtctctgtttctctctctcgtctctgtctctctcggtctctatttctctctctttctccgtctctgtctctgtctctctcgtctctctctttctctgtctttgtttctctctctttctctgtctctctctttgtgtctcttgtgtctgtctctgtttctctctctctagacggCTATATTCACTCCAACCTATGGAACATCCACTAACGTCCGTATCAACAGCAAAATGACAACACATCAGGTCATATCACAGCTCCTTCAGAAATTCAAGGTGAATTATGTCAAATTACCAGGTTGTATTGTTGTTAGATCACTTGGAGGAAGTCTTCTGGTTTGGTTCTAATAGTACGTGTGTCTGGTTCACCGCTGTGCTTCCACGTTGTGTTGCAGATAGAAAATGATCCTAATGAGTTTGCCCTCTACTGTGTCCATCAAAGTGGAGGTACGTTGAGCCATTCTCTTCCAGAACACAACTGATGCTGCTATCCTTCTGACATTATTAACACGTTGGACGGGGTATAATTGGTGTAAACTGGGGCTCTCCTGGGTTCTCCATGGTTATGGTTctccagggttagggttctcCGGGGTTAGAATTAATAGTGTCTGTTTTCTCCTATAGAGAAGAAGAAGCTGTCTGACTCAGATCTGCCGCTGTGGGAGAGGCTTGTTCAGGGCCCAGCAGAGAACATCATGAAGATTTTCCTCATGGACAGAGATGAAGAGGAAGTCAGCAACGATGTGAGTGTCTGCCCTTCAGCAGGGTTTTGAGGCCAGAATGAGTTTTGGACACTAGCCACACACAGTGCACTAACCCCCTTGCCTATGactagctctgctctctccccaGGTGGCCATGTACCTCAACCTGGAGCTGCCCATCCTGGAGGGGGTTCTAGTGaagctggaggaagaggagaacagagcgGTGCAGAGAATCACCACCAAGTGAGTTATGAAGGAGTTAAACTATCCTAACTGTTACCTAATGTAGAGGGGGACCGAAACATTCAGACTAGGTTCTGGGTTAACATGCACTGAATCAACCCTGTCAGGTCAACTGGGTCAATCTGGAATCTAAACCGTACTGTGTTTACTCTGTGTCTGCTGTAGCTAAACGGTGATGTGTCACCTGTAGCTAAACGGTGATGTGTCACCTGTAGTTAAACGGTGATGTGTCACCTGTAGCTAAACGGTGATGTGTCACCTGTAGCTAAACGGTGATGTGTCACCTGTAGTTAAACGGTGATGTGTCACCTGTAGTTAAACGGTGATGTGTCACCTGTAGTTAAACGGTGATGTGTCACCTGTAGCTAAACGGTGATGTGTCACCTGTAGCTAAACGGTGATGTGTCACCTGTAGCTAAACGGTGATGTGTCACCTGTAGCTAAACGGTGATGTGTCACCTGTAGCTAAACGGTGATGTGTCACCTGTAGTTAAACGGTGATGTGTCACCTGTAGTTAAACGGTGATGTGTCACCTGTAGCTAAACGGTGATGTGTCACCTGTAGCTAAACGGTGATGTGTCACCTGTAGCTAAACGGTGATGTGTCACCTGTAGCTAAACGGTGATGTGTCACCTGTAGCATAACGGTGATGTGTCACTGTCATAGAAATATTGGTCCAATAATATTTCTCAGATCCCGGAACTTGTAAATTCAAATAAACTTCATTACAAAGTAACAAACCGAGCTGGTCCATGGATCAACTGTTTTCCCCAGCCGCAGCACACTGCTTTTATACAGTTTCATCCTTACATCACATACATAGTCACTGCTCTCTATGTAAATGATCAACTCTTTCTGGCTTCGTGCCACTATTGTTTCCCACCCTAAGATCTTTCTTTGAGGCATTTTCCCACCTCTACAAATCACTGAACCAATTATATTGGTGGCGCAACTGTGACAGtttggttaaaaaaataataggGGCCCCTACCAGGCTATAGTCACAAGTACATTCATTATATAGATTATATCAGCACCTACCAGGCTATGGTCACAAGTACATTCATTATATAGATTATATCAGCACCTACCAGGCTATAGTCACAAATACATTAATTATATAGATTATATCAGCACCTACCAGGCTATAGTCAGAAGTACATTCATTATATAGATTATATCAGCACCTACCAGGCTATAGTCACAAGTACATTCATTATATAGATTATATCAGCACCTACCAGGCTATAGTCACAAGTACATTCATTATATAGATTATATCAGCACCTACCAGGCTATAGTCACAAGTACATTCATTATATAGATTATATCAGCACCTACCAGGCTATAGTCACAAATACATTCATTATATAGATTATATCAGCACCTACCAGGCTATAGTCAGAAGTACATTCATTATATAGATTCTGACATGTCTAATCCAGTCATGCGTCTGGATTACAAGGTGTGCCTATTTATTTTGTTATTGTCTATTCTTATGCTATACAGGTGTGGTTACAGGTTCCTTTAAACCTTTTAATGATTCAGTTTCATTACGTTATTACTTCACGATATGATACTGAAAAATCCCCATGTCACCTGTAGTTAAACAGTGATGTGTCACCTGTAGCTAAACGGTGATGTGTCACCTGTAGTTAAACAGTGATGTTTCACCTGTAGTTAAACAGTGATGTGTCACCTGTAGCTAAACGGTGATGTGTCACCTGTAGTTAAACAGTGATGTTTCACCTGTAGTTAAACAGTGATGTGTCACCTGTAGTTAAACGGTGATGTGTCACCTGTAGTTTAAACAGTGATGTGTCACCTGTAGTTAAACGGTGATGTGTCACCTGTAGTTAAACAGTGATGTGTCACCTGTAGTTAAACGGTGATGTGTCACCTGTAGCTAAACGGTGATGTGTCACCTGTAGTTAAATGGTGATGTGTCACCTGTAGTTAAACGGTGATGTGTCACCTGTGGCCAATGGTGATGTGTCTCCTGTAGCTAAACGGTGATGTGTCACCTGTGGCCAACGGTGATGTGTCTCCTGTAGCTAAACGGTGATGTGTCACCTGTAGCTAAACGGTGATGTGTCACCTGTAGTTAAATGGTGATGTGTCACCTGTAGCATAACGGTGATGTGTCACCTGTAGCTAAACGGTGATGTGTCACCTGTAGTTAAACGGTGATGTGTCACCTGTAGCTAAATGGTGATAGGTCACATGTAGTTAAACGGTGATGCGTCACCTGTAGCTAAACGGTGATGTGTCACCTGTAGCTAAACGGTGATGTGTCACCTGTAGTTAAATTGTGATGTGTCACCTGTAGTTAAACGGTGATGTGTCACCTGTAGCTAAACGGTGATGTGTCACCTGTAGCTAAACGGTGATGTGTCACCTGTAGCTAAACGGTGATGTGTCACCTGTAGTTAAACGGTGATGTGTCACCTGTAGCTAAACGGTGATGTGTCACCTGTAGCTAAACGGTGATGTGTCACCTGTAGTTAAATGGTGATGGGCTGTTTTTGTCTCCTATAGGTACAACCAGCAGCAAATAGTATTGTCTCAGCTTCTCAGCTCCAAGATCACCAAGACCGAGACAGAGGTGTGAGGAGTGGACTTCACACAGACTGGACTTCACACAACACATACCAGAACAACAGTACACAGAATACATGAAGGGACATACTGTCCAGGGAAAAGGATGTTCAAGATTAAACTAattactgtgtcccaaatggcaccctagtccctatatagtgcgctactttagatcagagccctattccctatatagtgcactactttagatcagagccctattccctatatagtgcactactttagaccagggccctattccctatatagtgcactactttagatcagagccctattccctatatagtacactactttagaccagagccctattccctatatagtgcactactttagaccagagccctattccctatatagtgcactaccttagaccaggacGTTGcgctgtatagggaatagggtgccatttgggactcagataTACTACACCTTAACTAAACCTGAAAGACTGCAGGAGGAAACAGATGTCCAGGGAAGGTATTGTTCAATGTCAACCTGAAAGATGATGATCAGTGATGAACTGAAAGCAACAAGTAGAAAAAAGTTAAATATGGAAATATTTTTCAATGAACCTGATGCATCTAATAGAAAGCCCTTTTGGTACCAGAAGGACTAGTCATCCCTCCAACTACACAGCTGAACTAGTAGTCATCCCTCCAACTACACAGCTGAACTAGTAGTCATCCCTCCACTAAGACAGCTGAACTAGTAGTCATCCCAACACCTACACAGCTGAACTAGTAGTCATCCCAACACCTACACAGCTGAACTAGTAGTCATCCCTCCACCTACACAGCTGAACTAGTAGTCATCCCTCCACCTACACAGCTAACAACTAGCTCCTGAATGAGTTGTCATCCCTCCACCTAGACAGCTAACTCCTGTTTCTGTAATAGAGGCTTGACAACACAACAAATaaatgctagctagctgccaGTTTGTACACTGGTTTGTTACTGTTGAATCATGAAGTGATTCAGTCATTTTTCAATAACACGCGGCTAGCTAACTAACTGGCTAGTGGAGGTGTTATGATCACTAACATCATGGCTGGAATGTACTTTTTACCAATCAGATTACTTGTCCCGGACTAACTGTTTAATAAGCCCTATAAAGTGATTGTCTGATCATGGCAAAGATTATAATTACATTGGGAGGTTCCTCCAGATGCTTCATGTTTTTCTGGAGGCCGTACATATATGTTCAGCTTCCTGTGATTACAGGATGTGACTTAACTGGGGGTCATAGGGGTGGTTTTGAAGagtttaaaatgtgttttttgttttctgttttttacataTTTGTGACCAGGGGACAGTTTTGACCCGGCATACGAAGTCTGAATTCAATCTGCCCAAAATGATTATTGACATCCATTGGTCCTAATTGTCTTACAGTACCAGAGGCATCTATACTGTATGTCCCCACCACCTTCTTCAAAATAGTTTCCATTCTTAACCAAAATCCTGGAGAAATTGGTTTTCAAACAGCTGAATGATTTTTAAAGTGCCAACTGTATTTTTGACAAATACCAATCTGGTTTTGCAGCCCACCACAGCACAAAGACAGCGTTAGTTCAAGTGGTAAATGATCCTAGAGCCAACAGAGAGACAGCCTTAGTTAGAGGCAAATGATCCTAGAGCCAATACAGATGCCAAACAGCTCTATGTCCTTGTGCTCTTGTATTTAAATGGTGCATTCCTCACTGTtgaccatgatgtccttctggacagaCCGGAGAGGTGGGTTGGACTCTCCAGTACAAAGGTGAGTTTAGCACCTTGTGTACCGGTCAATAATTTTTCGTCAACCTTGGTGAACATAACTCAGAGAATATACAAACTGTGttagtgatttaaatacttggatggCTCAACTTCCTACAGCTAAATCAAGACAGGTAATTGTTGTTGTAGACAAAGCACAGAGAGAATCT
This region includes:
- the rassf6 gene encoding ras association domain-containing protein 6 — translated: MMNTHVVMRDGRVLSRAEFLSLLNTYNCFLKDKTQQHLVFYERDGEVVFEGFLNISWGVRQPIRLKIQDDKQQPITSLLSPDPVSPVSPHGRKRGMTRWGEFEDLHQINETEETNKQHPAQETSNHTTGSYRSYESCTLRPTPTKQKTEVEEEQSNLIRCMSDASLVKRRVKRSPSQREKNRQHCFSINGHFYNYKTAIFTPTYGTSTNVRINSKMTTHQVISQLLQKFKIENDPNEFALYCVHQSGEKKKLSDSDLPLWERLVQGPAENIMKIFLMDRDEEEVSNDVAMYLNLELPILEGVLVKLEEEENRAVQRITTKYNQQQIVLSQLLSSKITKTETEV